The nucleotide sequence CACCCTGCTCCCAGGAAAGCCTCCGAGCACGACAATACAACACCTTCTAGGAGAAGAAAGTCCCCACTACCTGCATGTGTGAAATGTGGCCGGTGAACAATTTGGAAACACAAACGTACAGGACGAATATCCAAGTCCCGTTAGTTAACTCAGACTTTGGGAAACTTCCCGGGGTTCCCGTCTCTCCCACGGGAGCCAGAGGCAGCGTCGCTTCCCAgtgggcacagctgagcccgTGAACCCCTGAGCTGGAGTCAAATACTTAAACCTAAAAAAGGTGTTTACAATTTGAcacttgttgttgttgttgtcttatTTCCTTGCAGAATACATTTCTACTTCTAGACTATGGAATGTTACATTAAACGATATAATTATTCATTACCTTGCTTCAAATTTCATTACAGTTACTGAGGCTTCATCATAATTTCACACAGCACAGAGACACCAAACTAAACACCAAGCAGCCAGCActagatgtattttttctttaagtaccaataagcaaaatatcccaTTCCTCCCAGAGATCCCATCAGGAAGGAGGCTCCGAAGAAGGAGGGAGGTTTCCGCTTGACCAGCCTGAAGGCATTGGGTACCACGGCGGAGAGGAGCGTGGTATGTATGTCTCCCAAAACTTTCCTGAAGGCGAAGCGTTTTTGTATCCGGTCGAAGAAGGACTGTAGGTTAGGTCTGCTGCCGTCTTCCCAGTATTTCTTAGAGAGTCCTAGAAACTTGAGGCGGTGCAGGGTAGCTCCTAACAAGACATCGGCCAAAGTAAAGACGCATCCGCAGAGCCAAAGTTCACATTTCTGCCCTGGAGAGAGAGAAGCGATAGAGCAGGTGAGGTAAGAAGAAACCCTTGGGTGGGCACCTAAAGGCTTGCTCAAAAgagccatgagggcaggagcGTTGGACCTGGGGTGTCTTTTCCCAACTCTCTGATGTGTCAAGAGATCAGACCCTGTTGACCAGGCTGTGTGATGGAGGATAAGTGGGGCCACAGAGCTGGGAAAATGAGATGATCATTTATAGCACATGTGCAGATACAAACTGCTGTGTGCAAAATGGCTCTGTTGCTTCTCTCCCAAGTcaagagcaggaggagatgaCAACCTCCTGTACCCAGGAGATCCTTGGAAAAGAGCCCTTGGCCACCCTTGAAGGGAGATGTGGTGCAATGACCCCTCTGCTGTGTTAGTGCTCGGGGAGGGCAGCAGTGTTTGTCCTCGGCTGCACCAAGAGCTGTTTCAGGAGTGTCATGTTAACTTGTCCTATTTTAGGGATGTGAGAAATCCTCAGGAATCAAAACCATTTGCTGGCCTGGTCTGGCTGTTCTGCTTGTGTCCTGCCTCTGTCGCCTCTCCTGCACCAAGGACCCTGCTCCAGGACACCAAAACTGGCAGCACGTCCCTGCCAAGAGCCAGGTTTTTGGGAGAGGCAGAGCTCGGTGTCAGGACAGGCACCAAAGCATTAACGGCCCCTGATGAGGAGTGACCCTGGAAATAACCTCACCAGGGAGATGTCCAGGAATGAAACAAGCTGTTGTCAGGCTGGAAGAAGAGGGCTCAGGCCAGGATAGTGTTAAACATCCCCCAATGCCCTTTCAATACTGAGGAGCAGGGCTGCGAGGGAGCTGAGGGAGTCACAGGTAAGGAAGAACAGTAAACAGGGCTCAAAACCTGGCCCAATCCAGCCTGAGCCCCCAACTTTGCACCAAAATCTTAATTTTGGGGCTCTTCCACTGCCCTGAGGCTGTTATTTGTGGGGAGGCGGGGAGAGAGCAGCACCTTTCCTGCACCCCTGCGCAGGCACTGGTCCTGCTGGGCTGCCCGCAGGGCCAGGCCAGGGGAATTACTGGTAATTACCAGCCCGCATTTGTAGCCGCTTGGCAGCCTGCCTAATCCTGCTGGAGGCACGGCCCAAGTGGACAGATTGCCTGTGCCTAATTAGTCAATAGATGTTTTCAGTGACTAATGAATTGTGGTagtgctctggtgaccctgggGATGCTCGGGCTCAGAGGTAAGGGAAGCAGGGCTGGGTCCCTGCCTCGCTCGCGGGCACTGCTGCGGGTAAAGGAGAAAGCCCATGTGAGGATGACGATTTGGGGAGGGAGCTGTGatccagccctgcccctcctggcTCTGGGTTTGCACCCGCTGCTGCGGTCAGGGCCCAGCTGTGGGTGCCCTGGGGCAGAAGTTTGGGCAAGGGCAACTCGTCCCCTTCGCGTCCACAGCTGCCCCACTCAGACCAGCCTGTCCCAGCCTAAGGGGGTGCCTGTGGCAGGGGTTACCCTGtgctcctgcagcatctcccagcctcctcctgcctgcatgGCTGCGCGTCGGGccggcagcctgggctgcgtGGGAGGAGAGCTGCTGCACTGCGGCTCCTGGGACCTTGCCAGAGGGCTGGTGCTTGAGCCTGCAGCCGAGATCCCGACCTGGCCAGGGGTGCAGCAGGGAGAGTtcggggggccggggcagaTGGCAGGAGCAAGGACTGAAGGCAGTGGAGCAGCCACCCCTCTGCTCCAGGCACCAGGAACATCCTCCGAGGGCACCTCATTAGGCTGAGTTCTGCTGAGCCACCCCAGCTCTCGGATCAGTTAATGAGGGTGTTCATTGGAGGCAATTAGGACAACATGAGATGCTGCTGTGCATGTACCAGGGCTCTCAGCAAATCCCTGACCCTGGCACTTCCTAGAGCCCTTCGGTGCGACCCTGAGCATGACGCAGGGCTCCCCGAGGCCCAGGCTGGCCCCGAGGGCAGGGGCAGCTGTGGGGTCGTCCCCTGATTAACTGCGTCTGGCTTGGCTCCGGACCTGGCACCAcgatgctggcagctgccagccctCCCGGAACCGGGGCTACGAGCCCTGCCAGCAGCGGTGACGGGAGGATGACAGCGTCATCCAGAGGTGATGGCAGGACAAGCGATGCCCAGCTGTGCCCAAGCATCCCTGTCTGCCAGGGTGCCGGGGTGCCACTCGGCAGGCACCCAGCAGCGTGTATTTGATGTCAGGGACAGCTGGTGTCACTCCCTCCCACCCGCTGTTGTTTGACGCAGGTACTTTAAAAACTCCCACCCTCCCAAGGTCCCTTAAATTCACATCAGGTTTTCCTGCCCATGCTCTGCTGGGATGTGCCACAGCCCCgtcactgggggacactggtcTGTGGGACacgtccccagccctgtgcgTTTGTCAGTCTGTCCTATTCATGGTGCAAGAGCACAGGGCCAGCCTGCTCTTTCCTGAACCAGCCAGGGCATCAGTGACTGGCAGCCCCTTGCTGGGGCAGAGGTGACCTGTCACCACCCTGTGATGACTTTGGAGCTCCCAGAGAGCAGCCATGAGGACAGGAGTCTCACTGTCCCCTGTGGCAAGGAGTGTGGGGGTTCCCCAAAGAAGGGGTGGTTTCCTGGAGGTTAGTAAGACCACAGCTGCAACGACATCAGCACACCCAAAATCAGGAGAGCCCAGTGGCAGCCCAGGCCCCGCGAGTTTTTGCCCCATTGGGGGATGTTCATCAGGTGCAAAGCCATCGGCTGTTCCTGGCATTGTACCTCATCCTCATCTGGAAAAACATCCCATAAACATAGCCCAGCACCTACCTTGATACTCcaatttcctcttctccagctcagcttCAATCTGGTCTAGCACCATCCCCAGCTCACCAAGGATCTTCTTCAAGTAGTTCACATTGTCATGCTCCAGGATCTTCGCCTAGGTGGAGAGTGGGGTTAGGATGGATGAATGGACGGATGGACGGACACGTGTCCCTGCAACCACACAGGAACAGGAGGCACCAGGTGCCTATGGCAGGTCTGTGGGTcacatcccccccaccccaccagaGATGTGTGTGGCTTTGGCCCACTTACCATGAGCTTCTTCTGCTTGGAGAGGTAGGGCTCTGATAGCTGTGGCTCGTCTTCGTGGTCCAGCTTCATCAGATCTGCGCTGACATTAGCTAAATGCCCTGGGGGGAGACAAACATCAGGGCTGCAGGGGGCTGTGTTTGGCAGGGGTAGGGATGACCTTGTGTCTAGTAGAAAAACAGCTTTGTCCTGTATGTGAAATAATGTTGTGGCACCAAGAAAAACACCCCGGAGAGCTAAATTGGGCCAAATTCATGGATTGCTACCACCATGCCACTATAGGGACAGGTAGCTGGGGCATTGCaccctctcccttcctctgctgGATTAATATTAGAGCTGCCAGCAGATCTCTGTCTCTTCTTGTTTTAAGAACATCCCTGAGTTTCCCCAGAAGCTGGTTCCTgcagctccatccccagcagGTCGATCCTTTGGGATGTCCAGGCTGGCTGCCCACACGTGGGTGTGCATGTGGAGCAGCATGGGAGGGGATGCTCCCTCCCAAATGAAGCTGTCCTACCCCAGCTCAGCGTCCAGGGATGCAATTTGGTAGCGTGGAGCCCATCATGAGATCGGGAGGGATGCCCACACTCCTCCCTCGCAGGGCATGGAGAGGATGCAAAGGGCTTTGTGCGAGGGAGCTGAGTAGATGGAAGAAGATAAAACAAGGTGAAGCGTAACACCTTAGGGACGATGTAAATTACCCAAAGCTGGGCTAATCTTTTCCTGCCAGGGATCATCTGTCTCTCCTTCCTTGTCCCTCCAACAAGGGCTTGGCTCTGCTGACACGTGGGTGCGGGAggtgccagggctggctggggcGGCAGCCAGCAGCGGGCTGTACCTGGTCACAAAATGGTGAAACTCCCCGTTTTCCACTATGAGCCTTGGACCTCGTGCTTGCTGAGGCTCCCAGCGGGCTTTCCTGGAGCTGTAACTTGGAGGGAAACCTGGATATTACCTTGGTTTCATTCCCCTGTTCCCTTTGAGAGACCCTGGCCCCTGGTTCACCCGTTCCTTGGGACACAACTATGTGGATTTGCCTTGGCACCCACTGCAATGGGACAGCCCAACCATAGTCTGGGCATAGGGGATGTGCTGGGGAGGAAGGGCACCGCTGGCATGGGGGCACCCCCCAGAtctgcccacagcccctccTTTGTGGTGGTTGGGGAAAAATGCCACCAGTGAGGAGGTTTGAACAGGGAGATATTTTTAAGACCTCGGCAGAGTGCTGGGATAGTGATGTGAGGCAGGAGGCTCTGAAGCCATCACAGCAGCACCCTTTGGGTAGGGGACAGACTCTGGGTGGGCAGGTGATGCTCAGGGTGTGGGGACATCTGCCTGTGCAGGGTGCCAGCTGAGCCAGAACAGATCATGAGTTACACCTCAggaacagcctttttttctttgtggctgAGTGCATCACATTTCAGAGGGACCATCCGTGACCCAGGCAGCTGAAGGGACAGTGGGGGAAAATGTTACGGGCGCTGCTTGGGATGGGAGAGACGTGGGGCACACTAATGCCCTCCTGACAAGGTCTCTTTTCTGGCAATGGACTCTCTCCAGGAGCGATCCTTGCCATTGAGTTATATTAAGCATCGTCAATGTTTCATGAGCACTTGAAGGTCAGATACACAGTCTTGTGCCGATTCATCCACCAGCTGCAACTCAGTCTGGCTGTACTCACCCACCTTTGCCTCTACAGCCATcggagggagaggggagcaaATTCATGTGCCCCAAAAAGAGCTGGGCAAGAAGCATCCATGGCCCATGGGGTTAGGAAGCCTCTACAGAGTGGCTGTATCTCCCAAATTAGCTGTGCTTTGCcatttcccagctctgcccctgcctTGGTGGAAAAGGGGAGGTGAGCAGGGTGGCTGGCCGGGCTGCGGAGCTAAGCCGAGCCTaagggaagggctggggaggaTGTCCCGCTGGTGctggccctgggcagccccgctgGAGAGGTGACTTACTGCGGATCTCAGCAGTCGCGTACTTTGGGATCATGGAGTCGGTGGTGAGCTCGGGGTGCAGGATGCAGCCGTGTGTGTAGGCGTCCATGGGCAGCgagtccagcagctcccggTACTGCAGCACCCGCGAGTGCAGGACGCTGCCTGGCTCAGGGATCAGCTGGGTGACGTTTTCTGCCAGGGCAAAGGGGAAAGTTGTTAGCGGGATGCTCGTTAGTGGCTTGTCAGCCTGCGTGGACAGCAGTGTGCGGTCCGAGCTTGAGCGACctcagagctgggctggctgcgGTGGAGCATTAACTCAAAACTGGACGCCAcgctcagctctgctccctcccttcTGCTCATCCCAAGCAGGAGCGTGTCCAGCCTGTGCCAGAGATGGGCAAATCCgcaggacacagggacattACACATGGTGTCACCCATTCCCGCAGCCCCTGCATCCCCAGGAGCTCTGTGCAGCAAGCCCTTCGCCTCTGCAGCCCCTCAATTTGTACACTGTAGTTTTTCTCTCAGAAGGGGAACAAAATCTTCCCATTCTGCAGAAAAGGGCTAAAACACAGGGATTTGAATTTGGAATCTCTGAGTTACACACTTGTTACACCAGTGGCAATGAGGCACCTGAATCTCTGGCTTCCTTGAAAATCCCACTTAAAAGGGGTAATCAGGGAGCAGATGACCAAAGCAGCCAAGTACATCTTCCCTCCGTGCTTAGCTGGTCCCTCAGCTGTAGGAGTGTCCCTCGGCctggctggctctgctcctcctcGCCTTGTTGGGTTTTATTCATCTGCCACGGATAGCAGCTTGAATCGTGCTCTTTTTATTACACTTTCAGCTCAAAATACAAGGCAGATGACACCACAAGGagcaaaatgttgcttttgtctTCCCCAAGAAtatcaggtttatttttttttatgggaTAATAAATGTTTACGGCATTTGCAAACAGCAGTTAATAGGTAGTTAGTAAATTTACAGCCAGGACTCAGTAAAGCCGGTTGCCCACATGCTGCCCGCAGTGCAGGGCTCACTGCACACCAGCATCCCAGGCTGAGTTAAGGGTACCTTGGCAGAAGGACTTGGGCAGACATGGCCAACATGGCTCCTTAATTAAGGGCCCTTAATGGCAGTTCTGCCCGTCGCCACTGCCGGCAGCAGGAGCAAGGCTGTGGGCACAGCCTGACGATGGCCAGCAGAGACACAGCTCGCCCTGCCCTGGGCCAGGCAGGGATTTTCCATCTGAGAAAAAGCCACTGGctgaatgaaataataataaccaACCCATAGCCTGTGTGCTCCTTCCATAGGGCTCCTGGCCAGCACCTAATGGGCTGGTGCCAAGGCTGGAAACCAGCACATCCAGAGCAACCGCCCCATCCAGCAGCAAGACGGAGCAACCACAATGAAATAGCAGCATGCTGGCTGCCAGCCCGTGTCCTTCAGTGTGTCCCAGGGAGGGGTTTTTGGTGGGACAGTGCTTGCTCTGCTTCTGCATGccaacagcagagctgcacacaTGGGCTGCTGTTGTATTTAGTCAGCAAGTGATCGGCCATGCAaaggtgggatgggggaggcTCTGCAAGAGGGGCTGGGGTGCAGCCCTTGCAGACCCCCTTGCCCAGGCTCTGGGATGCACTGGCACCAGCCAACCCATCAGTGGTTTCTTGGCATGGCTGGGCTGTGCCCTAGTGAGAAGTACCTTCAAAGGTGGCTTATTGGCACTATTCactgcttttttggggggaaaaaggcacTGCTCATCATACCACCCTCTAATGCTAGCTGCCCCTCAGGTTGTGTATAAGCAGCTGAATAAGGCCATGCTCCCAGCCCAGGAACTCAGTGAATACACCTCATTATCAAGGCACTTTCAAGCTCTGCAGGTTTCTGCCAGGTGGGTGATTCCCCTCAGACCAAGGCCGCAGCATCCTGGTCATGCTTTTGGCAGCCAGCGTTGGTGGGCGATGgctgggggcagcagggagggatgcTCCGGGCTCTCATCTCCATTCCTCAGTGAAAATGTAAGAAATTGCACCTGGCTGGAAAATCTCAGTGTCAGGACTTTCCCAGCGCACCGGCAGCACTGTGTCCCCCTCCTGCCGGGGACGGCCTGCTGTCACATATGCCGGACCACCTGCCCTTCGCAGAGACCGGGCAAAGTGGCGTGGGGACCACAGCACCATGGACTGATGCTCCCCACTGTCCCTTGGCCCCAGGTCTGCCACTGAGCAGGAAAGTGGCTGCCATTCCCTGGAAGCTGCTGCCGGGATGGGCTCTTCCTGACCCACCCCGTCCCCACCGCCCTGCCGGGGAGCGAGCATTGCGcctctgctgagcagcactcCCGGCGGGGCCAGGAGAGgacagcagctgagctggcaAGACGCCCTTGCTTCGGGAGCTATTTTGAGATGTTTTTGATGTCTCTGTTGCAAGGGGGATGGATGCTGGGGTGAACATCGTGATGGCACAGCCTGAGCTCCTTGCTCGGCTTTGAAGCCTCCCCAGTGGAGCATCCCAGCCTGACAGCCCGCAGGTCTGGGGACATGAGGGTGAAGGGATGCGAGGTGTTGGGAGCGGCTCTTTGCCACAGCAGCCATGCAAACAGCCGCCTTCGAGTGCCGTCTCAGCACCCTGGTGTGCTGAGCTCGACCAGCTGCTGactgcagccctgctccaggggAAATGCAGCTTCCCTCTCCCGGCTGCCCCTTCCTCCAGCTTTGTGTCACATCATCCTCCCATGGTCCCCAGAAACGCTGGCTTTCTTTGACTCTAAAGAGGTGGTTTTTTCTGAGGCACAGTGTCATGGAGTGGGGGACAGTGGGGTCCCCTGCCCatggctggtggcactgggctCATTGAGGAAGGGGACAGGGGCAGCAACACCCAGCTCAAACCCACCTTCTCTCAGTGGAGCCACTTATGGGAGTTACTGGGGTTTTTATACACGAGGCCAAAGTACAAAGGTGGCCAAACCTGGAAGTATTTCTGTGGGCCATGCCTCAGTTGTGGCTCTGGTGACATGTCACTACAcaccatggggatgggggaaaaTGGTTGTTTGGGAGAGTGGCCtccaaggcagaaaaagaaaggaccTAGCTACACCCCCCCAGATTCCCCTAGGAGCACTTTTAAGGGATATTTGGGGATTTCTGCTGGGAAACCTTCGTTTTCatggaaaaatgtaaaagtttGGTGTGAGCTCACGGCTTGCTGCTCTTCTGGGGTAAAGCTGAAACTTTAAAGGACAAAGTGTTTAGCAAACAGCATCTGGATTAGACCCAAATTTACCCCATGACAGACTTCACCCCGCTCTTACCTCCCGTGAAATTCTTCTCCATGTAGTCAATGATCTGGTTGTAATCGCTGATGATGTTGTCCCTGTGGATGATGACGGGCACCTCCTCCCCCAGGTTGAGGCGCATGAACCAGGGCTCCTTGTGCTCCATCAGGGGCATGCTGACATCCCGCTCCTCGCAGGGCAGCCCCTTCTCCGCGATCACCAGCCGCACCTGGGGTAAGAGACGGGGAGAAAAGGCTCAGCCCCATGCACCAATCTGACCCCAAGAGTCACATCATCCCATCGCACCTCCCTGGCCCTCCCCTGCTTCAGTGCAGCGATGTGCCGTTGACACGCACTCATCCTGCAAGCAGACAAGCAGCCCCTGGCATGGGGCAACTGCAAAATCCAGGCATCCAAGTGAGGATTTCCCTTCCCAGCAAATGGGGGAGACCCAAACCCATCCTAACTTTGTGGGATCATGGACCATCCTCCCTCTGGTAGCTGGTGGCCCCTGTGAcaggcagaggggctggagggcTGAAAGCCCAGCCCTTGGCAGCAGGTGGAgtgaggcagcagctccccagctggggaggatCAGGGATGCTGATATGAGTCCCAGCACACACccagtgaggaagaggaggctgcAGCAATGCTATGTTTTGCACCCAGTAGGTGCTACTGCCTGGCTGAAAGAAGCCTGGATGTTAACTCAGGTATGTCCTGCACTTGGGGGTGTTCTCTGGCTTTAGCAGCTGTGCTTTGAGCAGGGAGAATGCTCCCTTTTGTGTAGGGTTTCAAGCAGCCTGCATGGCATCCCTCCTGCTCCATGCTGCCACTGGCCCAGGGGCATCGCTTCAGATGGTGCTGAATGTGCACTCAGGGATTGCATTTTAGGCCTTTGGGTTGTAAAAACCTGACTGTTATGAAATAAGTGTGtcaaataggggaaaaaaaaaaccaaaacaacaaatgcACAACAATAACCCTTGGTGGGATTGTGAGGCAGCCGTGTTTTACAGAACCACTGAATGAGGGAAAAGTGCTTATTTTCCTCCAACTAGCAGCAGCTAAAAATACAGCTTAACAAATATAAGCATTTCTATGAGTACTTCAGAGTTTCTGGGGAATTAGTCATTAATTATTTACAGGGCtggcaaattaatttttttcttttaaagtcaaACAAGGAAAATCCTGCCTCCCACAGCTGCAACTTGCTCTTGGCCTTTTCCTCCCAGCTGATGGATAAACCCTAGGTAGGACCACCCAAGACATCTGTCCCCAAACTCTGAGTGTCCCTGTTTTGTTATCAAGAGCCAAGGCCAAAGGCCTGGCAGGAGGGCTCAGCTTCTGGAGTAACCCTGGTGCCTATGGGTGAGGGGAGCCCCTGCCAGCACCCCAAGGAGGGGTCCCAGCCAGGGACAATGAAACATGCTTGGACCCCTCAACtggtccctgcagtgctggcacGGCTGTGATGAGGCGTCTCGTGTATAACCTAATGCTGGCTGTA is from Caloenas nicobarica isolate bCalNic1 chromosome 15, bCalNic1.hap1, whole genome shotgun sequence and encodes:
- the GDAP1L1 gene encoding ganglioside-induced differentiation-associated protein 1-like 1 isoform X2 — translated: MATPNNVTPTNCSWWPISALENDAGKSTEGEENQDPTDPALKSQDRLVLYHWTQSFSSQKVRLVIAEKGLPCEERDVSMPLMEHKEPWFMRLNLGEEVPVIIHRDNIISDYNQIIDYMEKNFTGGHLANVSADLMKLDHEDEPQLSEPYLSKQKKLMAKILEHDNVNYLKKILGELGMVLDQIEAELEKRKLEYQGQKCELWLCGCVFTLADVLLGATLHRLKFLGLSKKYWEDGSRPNLQSFFDRIQKRFAFRKVLGDIHTTLLSAVVPNAFRLVKRKPPSFFGASFLMGSLGGMGYFAYWYLKKKYI
- the GDAP1L1 gene encoding ganglioside-induced differentiation-associated protein 1-like 1 isoform X3, which encodes MATPNNVTPTNCSWWPISALENDAGKSTEGEENQDPTDPALKSQDRLVLYHWTQSFSSQKVRLVIAEKGLPCEERDVSMPLMEHKEPWFMRLNLGEEVPVIIHRDNIISDYNQIIDYMEKNFTGENVTQLIPEPGSVLHSRVLQYRELLDSLPMDAYTHGCILHPELTTDSMIPKYATAEIRRQKCELWLCGCVFTLADVLLGATLHRLKFLGLSKKYWEDGSRPNLQSFFDRIQKRFAFRKVLGDIHTTLLSAVVPNAFRLVKRKPPSFFGASFLMGSLGGMGYFAYWYLKKKYI
- the GDAP1L1 gene encoding ganglioside-induced differentiation-associated protein 1-like 1 isoform X1; the protein is MATPNNVTPTNCSWWPISALENDAGKSTEGEENQDPTDPALKSQDRLVLYHWTQSFSSQKVRLVIAEKGLPCEERDVSMPLMEHKEPWFMRLNLGEEVPVIIHRDNIISDYNQIIDYMEKNFTGENVTQLIPEPGSVLHSRVLQYRELLDSLPMDAYTHGCILHPELTTDSMIPKYATAEIRRHLANVSADLMKLDHEDEPQLSEPYLSKQKKLMAKILEHDNVNYLKKILGELGMVLDQIEAELEKRKLEYQGQKCELWLCGCVFTLADVLLGATLHRLKFLGLSKKYWEDGSRPNLQSFFDRIQKRFAFRKVLGDIHTTLLSAVVPNAFRLVKRKPPSFFGASFLMGSLGGMGYFAYWYLKKKYI